In the genome of Ignavibacteriales bacterium, one region contains:
- a CDS encoding RHS repeat protein — MRLIFSICTIFTLFSIINFAQSDLIPVSTGEKHNERGYQNSISKNINGNEIIGDYDGNFSLLYNQRMSLPNEMRGDLTVTYNANVEHRVFLEQFTAVPTELEGYSVNAPEWIIGFNGFALQTLNFEVNFYSHALNIPSQQINLIGEETSMLIPGFHYSNKLWYWSEQLPHSYQQYDYIQFLQSDGSNKVIYNEVAGQFSGLYHETGPDQIGYAIVEIYDEVEKLRNIWYKPGDGLTYYFQEEGIEFNDGRIGGYWSNEFKPKTIYLKSINNVYGDTLFINYDPIMVSRPDLLLGRKLFSSVDVSQYASFVPPGTNFSGILGSNILQLFSIDYITVGTPGGQPSNTLRAFDIFDNWEKIKTRYTLLLDYTSGSNWYSADRKKSSIYNSKIKMINLITDELGRTDRIHYLKDSRTYRYDPQSTPLFQYCVPALLIDSIFHHNNKVTVLTYENGTNDVYTYNRGTGYFDTNGFLSASKRDRRTNFMVKSKELLKKEENQLIRIEKDSYTYGSADQFTYSHQIPYYGIWTEIITEKPFGDSDDSSPSQVRVKKYFDKIYIGSRRNALHDITTTIKIRKEVVELSAAEYISTDYSYNLGNLVNGLTDWPYFDGTLWLASINQNTCKDQLVAQKTTTFNYEYSSIYSPNFQQPRYCMTSKTEIEPSGLKTQSQFKNFIPTDFLNKTRYFSLGKQELKKIFTDTEILSSDKNEFHTLGALIGRVRKTIKNSHLADNRRDITEYFYKSEGELQTIGAILQLQLPNVYKGFLDSTVHNSLVKTKLIYNIDKAVESTMYDPGGFMYIFEGGNIVDSIYIPPKYKYRYSSPIQAKVLRTDGSYVDSTFEPYIPLYSNSPVKTRIFYNSDQDTLELIQIFDEKNNLTFEVSANKFASQFDYDILGRLTRVRLPGSYPTTEESQVSQIIVQYNDDFTFTRNLAILSDGSIYENANHNANICSYSNTEPLETDNPIGGDAEEDPGEEGDEPIGGGGGGGTYIPPNKYYYIFLPEMLKTNNIEVIDFATLFLNCRHYNISEGQNLTFEVYAITQEYQSGLNTYQSIGPLVVTFQENQLMSINVSSLLSELKNSNKNLYGFKFVAEGVWTRDDDYKLFFFSQDILPTMSLSLKIRKEVPGNSSYEYVYDDLSNKVDIIKNIKFDILSPLTTNIIDQYDVRGNLIKSEVKNESGIFETKSLMTYNYLGLTSKVTDAENRNLFNKYDYFSRAKETRMVTDDVGASKIRYEYDPINHTTEYEKQTIFDESNNKTEKILDKSGKILKEIKYDNSVPFITTYSYNTLQRLAAVITPNNKTTNYFYDDLGNISKKVDPNSGTVQFKYDRFKQLRFEVQNSQLLSTDSIIFNSYDSFSRLKIRGMKDNASEFSALNPDQTYSFESDTSKLLVVNMYDKYYKSGVFTNMPDPYVSTTILKYGNHKGRLVATAFRNKLGEPWSFKVYSYDAVGRVDDFWVKYENQSWKWVKNSYDHAGNLTKQCVEGDMYYWYDYDSQSRLIEVRTSIHDNKSTAKLEAVYSYNKDNKISRLIFSDLQTTYDKINYTYDNRGRLLNISNLYNYTDGEILIKNHPRFIEGLTYYPNGNIESQYLKNTGIPNSPDLMFNYYYDELNRLRTTKNYGSNFEMYTYDPDGNFITKTRSGKPMIYTPFPGTDRLQKVDIGGVDKFYQYDNRGNVISDGLRQISSISYDRRNLPLSMTTTNGANFKYKYDDNGNRLLKHANGVKEFYLRDHTGKELAVYNLYTNRIKMANLYGNGLLGKANAIWDSVLTEVDPGNWEYVYSRTDERHYYIKDHLGNIRIVLDKVGEVVSAQDYYPFGEIISSRSHVTGASINDKYKFTEKERDTESNYDYFGARYYDSELGRWLQVDPLADKYPGWSPYNYCLNAPLDLIDPDGMDIKPSRPRAVAAAEHQVNVTMTEVSGQIGDFAGVCYWGFKTVGTFLELNPVIVAPEPMVIASGPANTVTKVTSNILKNAKIGKQGEKIISEVFEESAKSSNTTIVNQVTGRFKDGKSIRFDNLGVNQSTGKVTLINETKTGGSLLSQSQKRFFNNGESVVLTGKKSIDAGIYGQTVSKADATTTVIRIKFNKE, encoded by the coding sequence ATGCGTCTGATCTTCTCCATTTGCACCATCTTTACTCTATTCTCGATTATTAACTTTGCACAATCAGATCTTATCCCTGTAAGCACAGGTGAGAAACATAACGAAAGAGGTTATCAGAATAGTATAAGTAAAAATATTAATGGAAATGAAATAATAGGTGACTACGATGGAAATTTCAGCCTTTTATATAATCAGCGAATGAGTCTGCCTAATGAAATGAGAGGTGATCTTACAGTGACATACAACGCAAATGTAGAGCATCGTGTATTTTTGGAACAGTTTACAGCAGTTCCGACTGAATTAGAGGGATATTCAGTTAATGCCCCTGAATGGATAATTGGTTTTAATGGTTTCGCTCTGCAAACATTGAACTTCGAAGTTAATTTTTACTCGCATGCTTTAAACATACCTAGTCAGCAAATTAATTTAATTGGAGAAGAAACCTCAATGCTGATACCAGGATTTCATTATTCTAACAAACTTTGGTACTGGAGTGAACAACTTCCACATAGCTATCAACAATATGATTATATTCAATTCCTTCAGTCTGATGGTTCAAATAAAGTAATTTATAATGAAGTAGCAGGGCAATTTTCTGGTCTGTACCATGAAACAGGTCCCGATCAGATCGGTTATGCAATCGTAGAAATATATGATGAAGTCGAAAAACTTCGAAATATTTGGTACAAACCTGGGGATGGACTAACCTACTATTTTCAAGAGGAAGGAATAGAATTTAATGATGGAAGAATTGGAGGTTATTGGAGTAATGAATTTAAGCCAAAGACTATTTATCTTAAATCAATCAACAATGTATATGGTGACACGCTATTTATAAACTATGATCCTATAATGGTGTCACGTCCGGATCTCTTATTGGGAAGGAAATTGTTTTCTTCTGTGGATGTTAGTCAATACGCGAGTTTTGTTCCGCCCGGCACTAATTTTTCAGGAATCCTCGGCTCCAACATACTTCAACTTTTTTCAATCGACTATATTACTGTTGGAACTCCAGGAGGACAACCGAGTAATACACTTAGAGCATTCGACATTTTTGATAATTGGGAGAAAATAAAAACTCGATATACACTCTTATTGGATTATACTTCCGGATCTAACTGGTATAGTGCAGATCGAAAAAAATCATCAATATACAACTCAAAAATAAAGATGATAAATTTAATAACAGATGAGTTAGGTCGAACAGATCGGATTCATTATTTAAAGGATTCGAGAACATATCGATATGATCCTCAATCCACACCCTTATTTCAGTACTGTGTACCAGCTTTATTGATTGATTCAATCTTTCATCATAATAATAAAGTAACGGTGTTGACATATGAAAATGGAACAAATGATGTCTATACTTATAATCGGGGGACAGGTTACTTTGATACAAACGGTTTTTTAAGTGCTAGCAAGAGAGATCGAAGAACAAACTTCATGGTTAAATCTAAAGAGCTATTAAAAAAGGAAGAAAATCAATTAATCCGGATAGAAAAAGATAGTTATACATATGGAAGTGCTGATCAATTTACATATTCACACCAGATTCCATACTATGGTATTTGGACAGAAATTATCACTGAAAAACCATTCGGAGATAGTGACGATTCTTCTCCTAGTCAAGTAAGAGTAAAAAAATACTTTGATAAAATTTATATAGGTTCAAGACGTAATGCTTTACATGATATAACAACAACAATTAAAATAAGAAAAGAGGTTGTTGAGTTAAGCGCTGCCGAATACATTTCAACAGATTACTCCTACAATCTTGGTAACTTAGTTAATGGGTTGACGGATTGGCCTTACTTTGACGGAACACTTTGGCTAGCTTCTATTAACCAGAATACATGCAAAGACCAGCTTGTTGCACAGAAAACGACTACTTTCAACTATGAGTATAGCTCAATTTATTCACCAAACTTTCAGCAGCCTCGTTACTGTATGACTTCTAAGACTGAAATCGAACCGTCAGGATTAAAGACTCAATCACAGTTTAAAAATTTCATCCCAACAGATTTTTTGAATAAGACCAGATACTTTTCGCTTGGAAAACAGGAACTGAAAAAGATTTTTACTGATACAGAAATTCTTAGTAGTGATAAGAATGAATTCCACACTTTAGGTGCATTAATTGGAAGAGTTCGTAAAACAATCAAGAATAGTCATCTTGCCGATAACAGGAGGGACATAACAGAATACTTTTACAAGAGTGAGGGTGAACTACAGACGATCGGAGCTATATTGCAGTTGCAGCTGCCCAATGTCTACAAAGGTTTTTTGGACAGTACAGTTCACAATTCCCTTGTCAAGACAAAATTGATTTATAATATCGATAAAGCGGTTGAATCTACAATGTACGATCCGGGTGGATTCATGTATATATTTGAGGGTGGTAATATTGTTGACTCCATTTATATTCCACCAAAATATAAATACAGATATTCTTCTCCCATTCAAGCTAAAGTATTAAGAACTGATGGATCATACGTCGATTCAACTTTTGAACCTTACATCCCTTTATATTCCAATTCTCCTGTAAAAACGAGAATATTTTATAATTCGGATCAAGATACCCTCGAATTAATACAAATATTTGACGAAAAAAATAATTTAACCTTTGAGGTAAGTGCAAATAAATTTGCATCGCAATTTGACTATGATATTCTTGGAAGGTTGACAAGAGTCAGACTCCCAGGCAGTTATCCTACTACCGAAGAATCACAAGTATCGCAAATAATTGTTCAGTATAATGATGATTTTACCTTCACACGAAATTTAGCTATTCTAAGTGATGGATCGATCTATGAAAATGCAAATCACAATGCTAATATCTGTAGTTATTCAAATACTGAACCACTGGAAACAGATAATCCCATTGGAGGTGATGCAGAAGAAGATCCTGGTGAAGAAGGCGACGAGCCTATTGGCGGCGGCGGCGGTGGTGGAACGTATATCCCGCCAAACAAATACTATTATATTTTCTTGCCTGAGATGTTAAAAACAAACAACATAGAAGTAATTGATTTTGCCACACTCTTTTTAAATTGCAGACACTACAATATTTCCGAAGGACAGAATTTAACTTTTGAAGTGTATGCAATTACACAGGAATACCAATCTGGACTAAATACTTATCAATCTATCGGACCATTGGTCGTAACTTTTCAGGAAAATCAACTAATGAGTATAAATGTGTCCTCATTACTCTCAGAACTTAAAAATTCAAACAAAAATTTGTATGGATTTAAATTTGTCGCTGAAGGTGTGTGGACAAGAGATGACGATTATAAATTGTTCTTTTTTTCACAGGACATTTTGCCTACTATGTCACTGAGTTTAAAAATAAGAAAAGAAGTACCAGGTAATTCAAGTTATGAATATGTTTACGATGATTTAAGCAATAAAGTGGATATAATAAAAAATATAAAATTTGATATACTTTCTCCTTTAACCACTAACATCATTGACCAATATGATGTTAGAGGAAATCTCATAAAATCAGAAGTAAAAAATGAATCCGGTATATTCGAAACAAAATCATTAATGACATACAACTATCTTGGACTGACCTCAAAAGTTACGGACGCTGAAAATAGAAATCTCTTTAACAAATACGATTACTTCTCCCGGGCAAAAGAGACACGAATGGTGACCGATGATGTTGGAGCGTCCAAAATCAGGTATGAATATGATCCTATCAATCACACAACGGAATATGAAAAGCAGACAATCTTTGATGAATCGAATAATAAGACTGAAAAAATTTTAGATAAATCTGGAAAAATATTAAAAGAAATTAAGTATGATAATTCAGTGCCATTTATCACCACCTATTCATATAACACATTACAACGACTAGCCGCCGTAATTACACCTAATAACAAAACTACTAACTATTTCTACGATGATCTTGGCAATATCTCAAAGAAAGTGGATCCTAATTCCGGAACTGTACAGTTTAAGTATGATAGATTTAAGCAACTAAGATTTGAGGTTCAGAATAGTCAGCTTTTATCAACTGATTCTATTATTTTCAATTCATATGATAGTTTCAGTAGACTTAAAATAAGAGGAATGAAAGATAATGCATCGGAATTCTCTGCATTAAACCCAGATCAGACATATTCTTTTGAGAGTGATACTTCCAAACTCTTAGTTGTTAATATGTATGACAAGTATTACAAATCTGGTGTATTCACTAATATGCCTGATCCTTATGTATCCACAACAATACTAAAATACGGCAATCACAAAGGCAGATTAGTAGCTACTGCCTTTAGGAATAAATTAGGTGAGCCCTGGAGTTTTAAAGTATATAGTTATGATGCTGTAGGAAGAGTTGATGATTTTTGGGTAAAGTATGAAAATCAAAGTTGGAAATGGGTTAAGAACTCATATGATCATGCCGGTAACTTAACTAAACAGTGTGTTGAAGGTGATATGTACTACTGGTATGACTATGATTCACAAAGCAGGTTAATTGAGGTCAGGACCAGTATTCACGATAATAAATCCACTGCAAAGCTTGAAGCTGTTTACAGTTATAATAAGGATAATAAAATCTCCAGATTAATATTCAGTGATCTCCAAACTACTTATGATAAAATCAACTATACTTATGACAACAGGGGAAGATTGTTAAATATTTCAAACTTGTATAATTATACTGATGGAGAAATATTAATAAAAAATCATCCCAGATTTATCGAAGGTCTTACTTATTATCCGAATGGTAATATTGAATCCCAATATCTGAAAAATACAGGCATACCAAATTCACCGGATTTAATGTTCAATTATTATTACGATGAGCTTAATAGGTTAAGAACAACTAAGAATTATGGTAGCAATTTCGAAATGTACACTTACGATCCTGATGGAAATTTTATTACCAAGACAAGATCTGGAAAACCTATGATCTATACACCTTTTCCAGGAACAGATAGGTTACAAAAAGTTGATATAGGCGGGGTAGATAAATTCTATCAATATGATAACCGAGGTAACGTAATTAGTGATGGATTAAGACAAATAAGTTCCATAAGTTATGACAGAAGAAATTTACCGTTATCAATGACAACAACAAACGGAGCAAATTTTAAGTATAAATATGATGACAACGGAAACAGGTTACTAAAGCACGCAAATGGAGTGAAAGAATTTTATCTTAGAGATCATACAGGAAAAGAATTGGCAGTGTATAATCTTTATACAAACAGAATTAAAATGGCTAACTTATACGGCAATGGATTGCTGGGCAAAGCAAATGCAATATGGGATTCCGTACTCACAGAAGTTGATCCTGGAAACTGGGAATATGTTTATTCACGAACAGATGAACGCCACTATTATATAAAGGATCATCTCGGAAATATCAGGATTGTGCTAGACAAAGTTGGAGAAGTAGTAAGCGCACAGGATTATTATCCTTTCGGAGAAATCATATCGAGTAGAAGCCACGTAACCGGGGCAAGTATAAACGACAAATACAAGTTTACTGAAAAAGAACGTGATACAGAATCCAACTACGATTATTTTGGTGCAAGATATTACGACAGCGAACTTGGCAGGTGGCTGCAGGTTGACCCGCTTGCAGATAAGTATCCGGGTTGGAGCCCGTATAATTATTGTTTGAACGCTCCTCTTGATTTAATTGATCCGGATGGAATGGATATAAAGCCATCAAGGCCTAGGGCTGTTGCAGCAGCAGAACATCAAGTAAATGTTACAATGACAGAAGTCTCTGGACAAATTGGAGATTTTGCTGGAGTTTGTTATTGGGGGTTCAAGACTGTTGGAACCTTTTTAGAACTTAATCCGGTGATTGTTGCTCCAGAGCCAATGGTAATCGCTTCCGGACCAGCTAATACAGTAACAAAAGTTACAAGCAATATTCTCAAAAATGCTAAGATTGGAAAACAAGGAGAAAAAATTATCTCTGAAGTATTTGAAGAAAGTGCAAAATCTTCTAATACTACAATTGTTAATCAAGTTACTGGAAGATTTAAAGATGGAAAATCCATAAGATTTGATAATCTTGGTGTTAATCAAAGTACCGGAAAAGTTACTTTGATAAATGAAACCAAAACAGGGGGCTCTTTACTTAGTCAGAGTCAGAAAAGATTTTTTAATAATGGAGAGTCTGTTGTACTTACTGGGAAGAAATCAATTGATGCAGGAATTTATGGTCAAACTGTGAGCAAAGCAGATGCAACGACAACAGTAATAAGGATTAAATTCAATAAAGAGTGA
- a CDS encoding type II secretion system F family protein — MFKKIPHKEIVDFTRVLSLLLYSRVSIIQAFELIHKQTKNEKLKGIIKSILKDIKSGSSLSKSFAKYPNVFADIFIANLKVGEETGEIAEVIGEYSLFLQKMQSLKGKILQAIRYPVMVLVVALGVVIFMLVFIIPTFETLFQSVNAELPGITQFLLILSRGLVGNSTLLFFILITSAIVIYFGSKSDSFQKNIVDKTLVKLPVVSKMYVTNLLARFSLSMAILLKSRVGLVESLKISKNITSNHLFRNQIDHLLKKTIKGETLSSNVKASLFFDPTFTRLLAAGEESAELDKVFLQMSNYYSNEFDHYLDNVTSLLEPALILIVGGIVAVILIGLYLPMFEIINYFGV, encoded by the coding sequence GTGTTCAAAAAAATACCACATAAAGAAATTGTAGATTTTACAAGAGTCTTAAGTCTCCTATTGTACTCAAGGGTTTCTATTATCCAGGCATTTGAGTTAATACATAAACAAACAAAAAATGAGAAGTTAAAAGGCATTATAAAGAGTATTCTCAAGGATATTAAAAGCGGGTCTTCACTCTCAAAGAGTTTTGCAAAATATCCAAATGTATTTGCAGATATTTTTATAGCCAACTTAAAAGTCGGAGAAGAAACAGGAGAGATAGCAGAAGTGATAGGCGAGTACTCACTGTTTCTACAAAAAATGCAAAGTTTAAAAGGTAAAATACTTCAGGCAATACGTTATCCGGTTATGGTGCTCGTTGTGGCACTTGGTGTTGTAATCTTTATGCTTGTTTTCATCATTCCAACTTTTGAAACTCTTTTCCAATCCGTTAATGCAGAACTACCGGGCATCACACAGTTTTTATTAATTCTGAGCAGAGGGCTTGTCGGCAACAGCACACTTTTGTTTTTCATTTTAATAACTAGTGCAATTGTAATTTATTTTGGAAGCAAGAGTGATTCATTTCAAAAAAATATTGTTGATAAAACATTAGTAAAACTCCCTGTAGTATCAAAGATGTATGTAACAAATCTGCTTGCAAGATTTTCATTAAGTATGGCAATATTACTAAAGAGCAGGGTTGGTTTGGTGGAGTCACTGAAGATTTCAAAAAACATTACATCAAATCACCTGTTCAGAAATCAAATAGATCATCTGCTTAAAAAGACAATTAAAGGTGAGACATTGTCTTCTAATGTAAAGGCTTCACTATTCTTTGATCCAACATTTACAAGGCTGTTAGCTGCAGGTGAAGAGAGTGCGGAACTCGATAAAGTTTTTTTGCAGATGAGCAACTATTACAGCAATGAATTCGACCACTACTTGGATAATGTAACATCATTACTTGAACCGGCACTCATCTTAATTGTGGGTGGAATAGTCGCGGTAATCCTGATTGGATTATATCTGCCAATGTTTGAAATAATAAATTATTTCGGAGTATGA
- a CDS encoding prepilin-type N-terminal cleavage/methylation domain-containing protein, translated as MLKKILKNQSGFSITELLVVLVIIGVLVLLALPRLMPVVTKAKTTEAKLSLKQVYMLQKSYKFEYDKYSANLNEIGFEQEKFIEEGGSARYRIEITESDINSFKAVATSTVDFDNDGTFNVWEVNQDGQIKEVVPD; from the coding sequence ATGTTAAAAAAGATCTTAAAAAATCAGTCAGGTTTTTCAATCACAGAACTACTCGTAGTGCTCGTAATTATTGGTGTGCTGGTACTTCTCGCACTTCCAAGATTAATGCCGGTTGTAACAAAAGCAAAAACCACTGAGGCGAAATTAAGTCTTAAACAAGTTTATATGCTTCAGAAGTCATACAAATTTGAATATGATAAGTATTCAGCCAACTTGAATGAAATTGGTTTTGAGCAAGAAAAATTTATTGAGGAAGGTGGTTCAGCAAGGTATAGAATTGAAATAACAGAAAGTGATATAAATAGTTTTAAGGCAGTCGCAACGTCAACGGTTGATTTTGATAATGATGGAACTTTCAATGTTTGGGAAGTTAACCAAGATGGACAAATTAAGGAAGTGGTACCTGATTAA
- a CDS encoding prepilin peptidase, whose product MIEIVIVILFASALGSFGNNVISYFISGNGFDLNRSTCFCGEKKLKAIELIPALSFLFQRGKCTQCTKKIPIRYLFVELSSLVLGLIIFFNYGFSFQGLISFLIFYVLLLVSVIDYFKYIIPNKLTSVLIILVTIYLILNSEKILEKLLLSAIIFTVFLIIQFLFERLKGKEVIGMGDIKLIFVLCFLFEISDSLLAIWISSTIALITALTSQWFKKKSISAVKMPFGLFLSIGFFTVFILDIKYEFLPLQNLAELIWH is encoded by the coding sequence ATGATTGAAATAGTCATTGTCATTTTGTTTGCATCGGCATTAGGAAGTTTCGGGAATAATGTCATTTCATATTTTATTTCAGGCAATGGATTTGATTTAAATCGTTCAACTTGTTTTTGTGGTGAAAAAAAACTGAAGGCAATTGAATTGATCCCTGCTTTATCATTCCTGTTTCAAAGAGGTAAATGCACACAGTGTACAAAGAAAATTCCGATTCGTTATTTATTTGTTGAGCTTAGTTCTCTTGTTCTCGGTCTAATCATCTTCTTTAACTATGGATTTTCATTTCAAGGTTTAATCAGTTTCTTAATTTTCTATGTATTACTTCTTGTAAGTGTTATAGATTATTTCAAATATATTATCCCGAATAAACTAACTTCTGTTTTAATCATCCTTGTCACAATTTATTTAATTCTCAATTCTGAAAAAATCTTAGAAAAATTGCTGCTGTCTGCTATAATATTTACTGTTTTTTTAATCATTCAGTTTTTATTTGAAAGGTTAAAGGGGAAAGAAGTAATTGGAATGGGTGATATAAAACTGATTTTTGTTTTGTGTTTCTTATTTGAAATCTCTGATTCCTTGTTGGCGATTTGGATATCGAGCACTATTGCACTTATAACTGCGTTAACATCTCAATGGTTTAAGAAAAAAAGCATAAGTGCAGTCAAGATGCCATTCGGACTATTTCTATCAATAGGTTTTTTTACCGTATTCATATTAGATATTAAATATGAATTTCTACCTCTCCAAAATTTAGCAGAGTTAATATGGCACTAG
- a CDS encoding type II/IV secretion system protein, with the protein MALDLKIEDEAVSKITAQQAFEWNILPIKIENKILQIGTSSPNDKKLIDDITFFTGYKVKTLKLPSDIILEYLKKIYGSNPNTSRQNEQQIKNLQNESSNVELINKIIEEAIENFASDIHLESFENNYRVRFRVDGHLREVMNLPIQRSAQIGSRVKIMAGLDISEKRKPQDGKIKYKVKSNDVDIRVSTLPTNFGEKTVLRILDKSHLELDIEKLGLFSEQLNVIKKNLERPFGMILVTGPTGSGKTTSLYSFLQHIHRIDKNILTVEDPIEYNLYGINQCNVKPDIGFNFASALRSFLRQDPDIIMVGEIRDRETADIAVRAALTGHLVFSTLHTNDSTSAITRLIDMGVDSFLVAASVKLIIAQRLIRKLCNCKIKSTASGNGSQSEIFVKCGCTECGNTGYKGRSALFEVFEITDEISEMISVDSSISQIKNRALEKGFMSLRQAGLKKIQLGITTNEEVIRETTL; encoded by the coding sequence ATGGCACTAGATCTTAAAATTGAAGACGAAGCGGTCTCAAAAATTACTGCACAGCAGGCATTCGAATGGAATATCCTTCCTATTAAAATCGAGAATAAAATTTTACAAATAGGGACATCATCACCCAATGATAAAAAACTGATTGATGATATCACTTTTTTTACAGGTTACAAAGTCAAGACTCTGAAACTTCCAAGTGATATTATTCTGGAATACTTAAAAAAAATATATGGCAGTAATCCAAATACAAGCAGACAGAATGAACAGCAGATAAAAAATCTGCAAAACGAAAGTTCAAATGTTGAACTAATCAATAAAATAATAGAGGAAGCAATTGAAAATTTCGCGAGTGATATCCACCTTGAGTCATTTGAGAATAATTATAGAGTGAGGTTTCGTGTGGATGGTCATCTCCGTGAAGTTATGAATTTACCGATACAGAGAAGTGCACAGATTGGAAGCAGGGTTAAAATAATGGCGGGACTTGATATTTCTGAAAAAAGAAAACCGCAGGATGGTAAGATTAAATATAAGGTTAAATCAAATGATGTTGATATTCGTGTTTCAACTTTACCTACAAACTTTGGTGAAAAAACAGTACTTAGAATATTAGATAAGTCCCACCTTGAATTAGATATTGAAAAGTTAGGGCTGTTCAGCGAGCAACTGAATGTTATTAAAAAAAATCTGGAACGTCCATTCGGAATGATACTTGTAACCGGTCCTACCGGCAGCGGTAAGACAACTTCTTTGTATTCTTTCTTACAACACATACACAGGATTGACAAAAATATATTGACGGTTGAAGATCCAATAGAGTATAATCTTTATGGGATCAACCAATGCAACGTCAAACCAGATATCGGTTTCAACTTCGCGTCTGCATTAAGATCCTTTCTAAGGCAGGATCCAGATATTATAATGGTGGGAGAAATTAGGGATAGAGAAACTGCCGATATTGCGGTACGTGCAGCATTGACAGGACATCTTGTGTTTAGTACACTTCACACAAATGATTCAACTTCAGCGATTACAAGATTAATAGACATGGGAGTAGATTCGTTCCTGGTTGCTGCATCAGTAAAACTTATTATTGCGCAGCGATTGATAAGAAAATTATGTAATTGTAAAATAAAATCAACTGCTTCAGGTAATGGCTCACAATCTGAAATCTTTGTGAAGTGTGGATGCACTGAATGCGGGAATACCGGTTACAAAGGCAGATCAGCTTTATTTGAAGTTTTCGAGATTACTGATGAAATATCCGAAATGATTTCAGTTGATTCATCTATTTCACAAATAAAAAACAGAGCCCTTGAAAAAGGGTTTATGTCCTTAAGACAAGCAGGATTAAAAAAAATTCAGCTGGGAATTACAACTAATGAAGAAGTTATTAGAGAAACCACATTGTAA